The region atgaaattttcctTTTGGAGGGAAAGAAGTGTCTAACTTGCCTTGTAAGAAAGGGTGGGTATCCATAGGTGCCAGAGTAgatgcccaacacacacacagtgcgaCCTGGTCTGGAGCAGAGTTGAGTAGTATACTTGCCAGTCTTGGAGGCAGCTTCTCAGTGGAGTATCTAAGTAACACTGTCCATACAGACCTTGGTCCTCAGAACCATGTGACAACTTCAGCCACAGTAGATTTTTATATATGAGGTCATTAGATGTCCTAAGCAGTAGTAAGCTGTTCTTGGAGGAAGCTCTGGCATGTCCTTTTTTTTCAGTATGCTGGCTCCCAGATGAGCCCTGTGAGTGTGCCTGGGTAGGGAACTGCTAGCAGCCTAGACTTGGGTGAGCAGACTAAGAGAAGTTTGGGTACAATCTTGCTCAGACATTACACATGCCAAACCCTTCCAGACTTCCTgactcttccctcctctcacTCTGATCCTCCTCCAGTCTGGCTGAGCAAGTTGTTGCCTATGGCTGCTTGGGGCCTCTACCTTTGTCTAAGCTAGTCCTCAGCCTCCATTCCCCATTCACTCTGAATTGGCCCGTGCACACCCCAGGTGACACTGCTGACACTTGGGCTTCATTTTACCCCACTATGTTCTCACCACAAAGGTCTTTGCAGAAGtagaggaatttttttctccagGATCCCCACATTCAGATGGGCAGAGACTGGCCTTCCCTCTTCCCATGAAaaaacacagacatcagagagaaAGTGCTTTATCTGCTGGCTTCTAGCACAGAGGATCTGAGCAGTCTCAATTCCTCACTCGGACCCTCCAGGAGTAGGTGGTGAGAACACGCTGGTGCTGGCGTACCACACATGTGTAGGTGCCTTCGTTGACTGCGTTGGCAATGATGCTCAGCTGTGCCTCACCCAGGGCCAGATAGCCAGGGTAGGAGAACTCCAGGGGTTCCTGGTCCTTGTACCAGCTGCAGAGGTTAGGTTCCTGCATGCCTTGCCTGCCCTGCCCATGCCAAGGGCCCCAGGATATGCACACCAAGGGTATCCCAGGGAGCCCCAAGCCCCAAGCCTGCCCAGTGCTGGCTACTCACTATACTTTCCCTTTCTTGTGTAGGATCTTCTGTCCACAGTGGAAGGTCATGTTCCTACCCTCTCTCACCAACCTTGTTTTCGTTCTGGTGGGTGATGTGGTGGTGGCCACCGTGGGAAATGGGAATTCTACTCAAGAGAATGGTGAAATGAGAAGTCAGTGCTAGCCCCCATCGAACCAGGCCCAAGATGGAGAGAGACTGCAGCTCAAGAGACCCACACCAACCCCATTTGAGCCTTAGTCACCATAACAGAAatcacagcttctggggcagagcCTCTTCATGAGCCTCTGGCGGACATCACAAAATCCCTTTCGTGCCCAGgatgcacacacaaaaatccgGTCCAGGCAGCCTAACAGGAAGGCAGCCTGGCTTAGGGCTTTCCCAGAGCCCCACCGttcatccacctacccacctgcCCCCTTGCACCCACCATAGAGTCGGTGTAATCCCCACAGTTCATCCTGGGACAGTGCCTTCCAGCCTCGCAATGTGGCATTGAGGTGCATGAGTGCCTGATCTTGCTGTGAGTGCATCAGGCCCAGTGCATGGCCAATCTCATGGGCTGCCACGTGCACCAGGTTTGTGAGCCAAACACCTGTGGGCCAATGACTTAGTAGGGAGCCCTCAGCCCTTCCACTCCCAGTCTTGCTCCAGGAGGCCCAGCACTGATGCTGGGACTCAGCTGCAAGCCACCCTTAACCCACAGCCAAGGAAGATAAGTATGTTTCCCCAGCCTAGGCTGTGAGCTTGGCCTTCAGGAATGCAactccaactccctcttctgtggcatgtgggggaggaggagtggaggCGGGGACAACGACTCAGGCCTGTGAGACCCAGCGCTCCTCTTCCTTGATTGCTTGACCCTAATACTCAGCCCCAGGAAACCCTTCCTGCCTCGAACCCTTTTGTAGCCCACTACAGAGGAGAGAATGACGCCCCCAGAAGGACAGACCAAGGAGTTGGGTCACCTTTCTTCCAACTGTAGCGTGTGGGGCCCAAGACCCAGTACTCGCTGTCATCAAAGTGAATGCCACCGTGGGGTGGGAAGAAAGCGTGGGCCAGTTCACCTGTGGGACCATCAAAGCAGTGGTGCACTGCAGAGACCAAGCAGTCGGTGTGGTTGACTGGGTAGAAACCTAGGAAAACACAAAGCTGCAATAATACCTGCGAGACTGGGCG is a window of Mus caroli chromosome 4, CAROLI_EIJ_v1.1, whole genome shotgun sequence DNA encoding:
- the Mmp23b gene encoding matrix metalloproteinase-23 isoform X1, with product MGCRACLRPEASGAVQGRWLGAVLSGLCLLSALALLEWLGAPTETAWSTAQPLLPMKGNADAPNVGSSTAQVPRLLTMLVTRRRRYTLTPARLRWDHFNLTYRILSFPRNLLSPEETRRGLAAAFRMWSDVSPFSFREVAPERPSDLKIGFYPVNHTDCLVSAVHHCFDGPTGELAHAFFPPHGGIHFDDSEYWVLGPTRYSWKKGVWLTNLVHVAAHEIGHALGLMHSQQDQALMHLNATLRGWKALSQDELWGLHRLYGCLDRIFVCASWARKGFCDVRQRLMKRLCPRSCDFCYEFPFPTVATTTSPTRTKTRLVREGRNMTFHCGQKILHKKGKVYWYKDQEPLEFSYPGYLALGEAQLSIIANAVNEGTYTCVVRQHQRVLTTYSWRVRVRN
- the Mmp23b gene encoding matrix metalloproteinase-23 isoform X2, which produces MGCRACLRPEASGAVQGRWLGAVLSGLCLLSALALLEWLGAPTETAWSTAQGNADAPNVGSSTAQVPRLLTMLVTRRRRYTLTPARLRWDHFNLTYRILSFPRNLLSPEETRRGLAAAFRMWSDVSPFSFREVAPERPSDLKIGFYPVNHTDCLVSAVHHCFDGPTGELAHAFFPPHGGIHFDDSEYWVLGPTRYSWKKGVWLTNLVHVAAHEIGHALGLMHSQQDQALMHLNATLRGWKALSQDELWGLHRLYGCLDRIFVCASWARKGFCDVRQRLMKRLCPRSCDFCYEFPFPTVATTTSPTRTKTRLVREGRNMTFHCGQKILHKKGKVYWYKDQEPLEFSYPGYLALGEAQLSIIANAVNEGTYTCVVRQHQRVLTTYSWRVRVRN